The DNA window GCTTTTTGCCGGCTTCACTCAGTTCACAGGTTACATGGGGCGGCACCACAGGCCTTGCCGTCCTGATAATCAGCCCATCAGCTTCTAACTGCTTCAGGTGCTGGATCAGCATTTTTTCGGTGACCTTAGGAATGGCTTTTTTAAGTTCACTATACCTCTTCTCCCCTGTGGAAAGCTGGAACAGAATAATCGGCTTCCAGAATCCGGATATCTTTTCCATGACATACATCACCGGGCATTGGTCAAGCATATCTTTCCTGTTTTCCTGAATGGTGGAATTTTCTTTAATGGCTGTCATATCATACATACTTTAGGGTAAGTACTTGTAAAAAAGTAAGTACAAATATACCTTTGTTTTCAGAAACAAAACCTATTTATTATGAAAATTATTGTTACAGGTTCTTTAGGCAATGTAGCCAGGCCGTTAGTACAGCAACTGGTATCGGAAGGTCATGAACTTACCGTGATCAGCAGCCATGCAGACAGAAAACCTGAAATAGAAAACCTGGGAGCCAGGGCCGCCATAGGATCTATCTCAGATGTACCCTTTCTTACAGAAACGTTTAGAGGAGCAGACTCTGCCTTCCTGATGACCCCGCCTATGCTGGGCACGCAAAACATTATTGAAAACACCATTAACACAGGAAAAAGCTACGCGGAAGCGATTTCAGCGGCTCATGTTCCGCGTATCGTCATGCTCAGCAGTGTAGGTGCGGATTCACCGGTAGAGAATGGTCCTATTGCCGGTCTTCACCATATCGAAAATACCTACCGGGAGCTGAATGCATCGGCTGCTTTTCTACGGGCCGGTTACTTTTACATCAATTTGTTCAATGATATTCCCATGATTAAAAATGCCGGAATTATAGGCGGAAATTATCCTGCGGACGTTAAGATTCCGTTGGTACACCCCACTGATATTGCTAAAGCTGCGGCTGAAGAACTGGTGCGGAATTCACCGGATAAAGCGGTTCGGTATATAGTCAGCGATTACCGTGAAGCCGGCGATTTTGCTACGGTACTGGGATCATCAATCGGCACTCCTTCACTGCCCTGGATTGAATTTACGGACAAAGAAGCTTTTGACGGAATGCTCCAGGCAGGACTTCCGGAGGAAATGGCCAAGCTGTATGAAGAAATGGGAAGAGGGATCAGAAACGGTGTGGTACAGAAG is part of the Chryseobacterium camelliae genome and encodes:
- a CDS encoding winged helix-turn-helix transcriptional regulator yields the protein MTAIKENSTIQENRKDMLDQCPVMYVMEKISGFWKPIILFQLSTGEKRYSELKKAIPKVTEKMLIQHLKQLEADGLIIRTARPVVPPHVTCELSEAGKKLSPVIDAMVDWAYEDMKNLQ
- a CDS encoding NAD(P)H-binding protein produces the protein MKIIVTGSLGNVARPLVQQLVSEGHELTVISSHADRKPEIENLGARAAIGSISDVPFLTETFRGADSAFLMTPPMLGTQNIIENTINTGKSYAEAISAAHVPRIVMLSSVGADSPVENGPIAGLHHIENTYRELNASAAFLRAGYFYINLFNDIPMIKNAGIIGGNYPADVKIPLVHPTDIAKAAAEELVRNSPDKAVRYIVSDYREAGDFATVLGSSIGTPSLPWIEFTDKEAFDGMLQAGLPEEMAKLYEEMGRGIRNGVVQKDFIQYGAPVSGGIRLEDFAREFAERFNK